The Pirellulales bacterium genome contains the following window.
AAATCGCGTGCTCAGCTCGTGCAGCTTTTCATAGATCGCTGCCCGCAGTTCGACGACGATCTCTTGTTGCACGAGCCGGGCCGAGGCCACGGCATGCCAGAAATTCAGCGCCATCCGCAGCGCCGCTAAGGCGAGCACAGAGCAACCGAGCGAGAGCACGATTGTCAGCGGCGAACACGTCGTGCCTGGATTCAGCCCGAACGGCCATGCAGGCGGCGTGCTCGTAGCATCGACCTGATGGCGAATGACGTCGATCGCCAGGCCGGTTAATCCCAAGCCCGCCAGCGACATCGCCAGCAAGGCCACCTGCTGCACGAGCAGGAGACAACATCCCCAGCGGTGGCCCCACGCAAGCCGGAGCATGCGCGCCATGAGCGCCACCGTCGACCGTGACGGTTGAGAGCTAGACGTGTGGAATGGTGACAACGCTTACTGGCCGCTCTGATTGAGCCGCTTGTCATCGTCCGGATCCGCCGGTCGACGAGCCCACGGCCCGCGAATCGTGATAGGGTCTGTTCCAATTCGGGCGGCCACTTTAGTGAGATGCCTGCGGCATGTACAGGCTGAAACTTGGGGAAGCTGGACTGCTTGGCGACTCCTCGCGAGCCGCACAAACCATCCAGAATTAGGGAGCTGCACGGACCAAGTCGCCGCGGCGCGCTGAAGAGGCGGAATCTACGGCGAATCCCGATCGAACGAGGCGACTCTGGCACGCAGCGACAGCTTATATACGGGCCGATTATAAACGGCCAGCGTACCCCGGCGCCTTACTTGGGTTTCTTGGCCAGAGCCAGATAGTCGTTCGATCGTTTGATCTCCCACAGCCGACGCTCGTAGTGGTCGATCAAATCGATGAGATAATCGACCGCTTTCTCCTTGGCCTCGTGAAAGGTGTCGGCCGAATCGACCGGTACGCTGGATTGGGGTTTTTGCTTAGAGATATTCAAGTCCGAGTGTTCGACGACAATATAGAACTTGTCGGAGTTCTTGGCGGCTGGCTTCGGACTCTTTGCGGTGCGCAGAGCGACGGGGCCTTTTTTGCTGGCTGCCGGCGCAGGTTTCTTCGCCGCGGTAGCTTTGGGAACGCTTGGCGCATCGCTGGGTTTTGCTTTTGCGGTCTTCGGTACGACACGTTTACCATTGGACCGCGGTGGCTTTCCAGACATGGCAAAG
Protein-coding sequences here:
- a CDS encoding ABC transporter ATP-binding protein; translated protein: MARMLRLAWGHRWGCCLLLVQQVALLAMSLAGLGLTGLAIDVIRHQVDATSTPPAWPFGLNPGTTCSPLTIVLSLGCSVLALAALRMALNFWHAVASARLVQQEIVVELRAAIYEKLHELSTRF